GCCGGGTGCAACGAGCCCTTCTGCTGGAGAATCTCCACCCTCTCGCCACCTCGATCCTGCAGGCGCAGGGCATCGAGGTAGTCACACGCACCGGCGCTCTCGACGAGTCTGAGCTCATCGACGCGCTGGACGGCGTGCACATCCTGGGTATCAGGTCCAAGACCACCGTCTCGCAGCGCGTGATCGAGTCCGCGCCGGACCTCATGGCGATCGGTGCGTTCTGCATCGGCACCAACCAGATCGACCTCGCGGCTGCGGCGCGTCACGGTGTCGCGGCGTTCAACGCGCCGTTCTCGAACACCCGCTCGGTCGTGGAGATCGCGATCGCCGACATCATCGCGCTCACGCGTCGCCTGACGGTGTTCAACGACGAGATGCACGCCGGGGTCTGGAACAAGTCGGCGGTCGGCGCGCACGAGGTGCGCGGCCGCACGCTCGGCATCGTCGGGTACGGCAACATCGGCACGCAGCTGTCGGTGCTCGCCGAGAACCTCGGCATGTCTGTCGTCTTCTACGACACCGCGGAGAAGCTCGCTCTCGGCAACGCGCGCCGCATGGAGTCGCTCGACGAGCTGCTCGAGGTCGCGGACATCGTGACGCTCCACGTCGACGGCCGCGCGGGCAACGCCGGCATGTTCGGTGCGGAGCAGGTCGCGAAGATGCGCCCGGGCGCGATCTTCCTCAACCTGTCGCGCGGTTTCGTCGTCGACTACGGTGCCTTGCGCGACGCGATCCTGTCCGGTCAGGTGGCTGGCGCCGCGGTCGACGTCTTCCCGACGGAGCCGAAGCGCAAGGGCGACCCGTTCACCTCGGAGCTCCAGGGCCTTCCGAACGTCATCCTCACCCCGCACACGGGCGGCTCGACCGAGGAGGCGCAGGAGGCGATCGGCCAGTTCGTCGCGACGAAGATCCGCGACTACCTGTCGACGGGCTCGACGACTCTGAGCGTCAACCTACCGAACCTTGCGCTCGAGCACGGCGACGGCGTCAACCGGCTCGCCTACCTGCACCGCAACGTGCCTGGAGTGCTGGCCCGCGTCAACCAGATCCTCGCTGCCCACGACGTCAACATCGAAGGCCAGCTCCTCGCGACGCGTGGCGAGCTCGGTTACGTCGTCACTGACGCCGAGGGCGCCATCCCCGCCGGGGTGCTCGACGAGCTCGGCGCGCTCGACGCGACGATCCGTCTCCTGCAGGTCGGCTGAACCAGAACGGTACGAGGGGCGCCCGGGATGTTCCCGGGCGCCCCTCGTCGTCTGCGCGGACGGTGTCAGCCGGACTTCCGGCGGAAGGTCCGCTGCGTCGGTCCGCTGGTCTCGGAGCCGTGCACCGCTCCGGTGTTCTGCTCGCTGTCACCGCCGGGGTGCTGGGCCGCGCTCTTGCGCTCGAGCGCCTCGCGGAACTTGTCCTTCACGTCCTGCGGCACTGCTGGGCGCTTGTCGTCCGTCATGCCTCACCTCCGTGTGTGTCGACGGGCCGCGTCTGCGACGCCTGCTCCCCAGCCTGCCCCGATCCTGACGGGTGCGCCAGGAGAAATCGCTGGGCAGAGGGCGCGGGCCTGGCCCGCGGCGAGACGATCGAGCCCGCAGACGGCGCCCGGGGCGAGGGACCTACTCGGTGACACCGACCTCGTCGGTGTCGACGACCTCGTCGTTCTGCGACTCAGCCTTCTCGCGGTCGGCACGCAGGGCGGTGATGGCGGCCTCGAAGTCCTCGAGCGAACCGAAGTCCTGGTAGACGCTCGCGAAGCGGAGGTAGGCGACCTCGTCGAGCTCGCGGAGCGGGCCGAGGATCGACAGGCCGATCTCGTTCGCGTCGATCTCGGCGCTGCCCGACCCACGGATGGAGTCCTCGACGCGCTGCGCGAGGATCGCGAGGTCGTCGTCGCTCACGGGCCGGCCCTGGCAGGCCTTGCGGACGCCGTTGACGACCTTCTCGCGGCTGAACGGCTCGGTCGCACCCGAGCGCTTGACGACCGTGAGGCTCGAGGTCTCGATCGTGGAGAAGCGCTTCTGGCACGCGGTGCACTGACGCCTGCGCCGGATGGAGAGGCCGTCGTCCGAAGTGCGGGAATCGATGACTCGCGAATCCTGATTCCGGCAGAACGGGCAGTGCATCACAGTCCTTCGCGACGGGCGGGGCGTACTCTCTCGCCGAATCTAGGTGGCGCACCACCGTGAAGCAAGGCAAACCGCCGCGCGAAGGGTGCTCACCTGATCACGGAAGGACGGGCACCACGAGCTGCTGACCGACCGACAGCTGGCTGCCGGAGAGCTGGTTGAGCTCCATGACGTCGTCCATGACGTCGCGGACGTCCTGCCCGGCCGGCGTGGCCGCGGATGCGATCTGCCACAGGGACTCCCCCGACGCGACGGTGTGGACGGTGACCTCATGCGGCGCCGCCGGAGCGTCAGCGTCCGCGCCCGATGCGAACAGGACGGCACCGAGCGCGACGACCAGCAGCGCGAGCAGCGAGAGCACGACGCGCCCACGACGCGTGAGGCGCAGCGGCGCCTCCGCCCGCGGCGGTCGCGCTGCGGAGACACGCTGCACGCGCGGGCGCAGCTCGACGACGACACCGGTGCGTGCGCCCGGCCCTGCGACCACCATGCTGCTCATCTGAACTCCGCTCCCGGCACCCCCCGGCGCCTGCTCCTCGAATCGAACACTTGTGCGTCGAACGCTTGTTCTATTTCTAGCAGCGCCGAGGACGCTTGTCGAGACACGATCGAACGGGTGTTTGAAACGTGTCCCGCGCTCCCCTACGCTGAAGCAAGAGCATCACGAGCCTCTGACACTGCGGTGCGGCGGTCTGGATGCCCGCCTGACCACCCGGGACGGCGACCGTCCGACGAGCAGGGAGCCGAGCGTGAACGAGACCAGGACGCGAGAAGCCGACGTGGATACGGGCGGAGAGGTCGTCGCCCTCGACGAGACCCTGACGCCGCGCCAGCGCGCCGTCCTCGAGTGCATCCGTCAGTCGCTCGAGGCGCGCGGCTACCCGCCCACGATGCGCGAGATCGGGGAGCGCGTCGGCCTCACGAGCCCGTCCAGCGTCAAGCACCAGCTCGAGGTGCTCGAGCGCAAGGGATTCCTCCGCCGCGACCCGAACAGGCCGCGCGCGATGGAGATCGTGCAGCCGCACGACGCACAGCTCGTCCCGCTCGACCGCGGCCCGGCCGAGGTGACCGCCCACCCGGCCCTCGCGCTCGCCTCCGAGGGCGCGGCGCCCGACGACAACCGCCCCGCGCCGTCGTACGTGCCGCTCGTCGGGCGCATCGCCGCCGGCGGCCCGATCCTCGCCGACCAGGTCGTCGAGGACGTGTTCCCGCTCCCCCGCCAGCTCGTCGGCGACGGGGACCTGTTCCTCCTGACCGTCGTCGGCGACTCGATGATCGAGGCGGCGATCTGCGATGGCGACCTCGTGGTCGTCCGCAGCCAGCCGGTCGCCGAGAACGGCGAGATCGTCGCCGCCATGATCGACGGCGAGGCGACCGTCAAGACGCTGCGCCGCGCGAGCGACGGCGTCTGGCTCATGCCCGCCAACCCGGCGTACCAGCCCATCCCCGGCAACGACGCGACCATCCTCGGCCGTGTCGTGAGCGTGCTGCGATCGCTCTAGCAGTCACCGCCCACAGCGGGCTGTCCAGACATGGCGCGGGCCCGGACCTCCAAGGTCCGGGCCCGCGTCACGTCTGCTTGCTCGCGTCCGAGCGGCTGAGCCACCGGGTTCCCGAGCGTCCGGGGTGCCGACCCTACGGTCGGCAGCGCGTCAGAACCCGAACTGCCGCGCGACCGAGCGCAGCTGGTCTGCCGACTTCTTCAGCCCGTCGTACTCCGAGTCCGACAGCGGGATCTGGAGCGTGTCGTAGATGCCGCGCCGGCCGACGATCGACGGCACCGAGAGGCACACGTCGCCGATGCCGTAGTAGTCGTCGAGCAGCGAGGAGACCGGCAGCACCGAGTGCTCGTTGTTGAGCACAGCCTCGATGATGCGCGTGCCCGCGAGGCCGACCGCGTAGTTCGTCGCGCCCTTGCCCTCGATGATCCGGTAGGCCGAGTTGGCCACCTCGTGCGCGATCGTGGCGCGGACCTCCTCGGTCAGCGGGCCGTGCTCGCCCGAGCGGTTCCACTCGAGGAGCGGCACCGCACCGATCGAGGCGGAGTCCCACAGCGGGATCTCAGAGTCGCCGTGCTCGCCCGCGATGTACGCGTGCACGTTCTGCACCGCGACGCCGCAGTGCTCGGCGATGAGGTAGCGCAGTCGCGACGAGTCGAGCACCGTGCCCGAGCCGAACAGCTGCTGGGGCGGCAGGCCTGAGATCTTGAGCGACGCGTACGTCACGACGTCGACCGGGTTGGTCACCATGATGTAGACCGCGTTGGGCGCGACCTCGACGAGCGGCGGGAGGATGTTCTTCATCAGGCCGATCGTCGCGCCTGCCAGGTCGATCCGGCTCTGGCCGGGCTTCTGCTTCGCGCCGGCGGTCACCACGACCACGTCGGCGTCGGCGCACACCGCGATGTCGTCCGACCCGATCACCTCGGCCTGCGGGACGAACTGGACGCCGTGCTGGAGGTCGAGCGCCTCGGCCTCGACCTTGGCCGCGTTGATGTCGTGCAGCGCGACGGTGCGAGCGGCCCCGCGCATGAGCGCGGCGTAGGCGAGCGTGGCGCCCACGGCGCCGGCACCGACGACGGCGAGCTTGGTCGTGCGGCGCGAGGGCTCGAGAGCCGGGTCAGGGGTGTGCGTTGACATCGTTCCTCCGGTTCGGACGTCGTCGCCGCGCGAGGGCACGCGCGGCTGTCGCCAGCCTAGCCAGCCAGGCGACGCAGCGCCGCGACGACCGTGTTGTGGTCGCTCGTCGGCCACAACGGGGGCATCGACCTGGTCAGGAACGTGCCGTAGCGTGCCGTGTGCAGCCGCGGGTCGAGGACGGCCACGACGCCCCGGTCGGTCGTCGAGCGCACGAGACGCCCCGCGCCCTGGGCGAGCAGGAGCGCGGCGTGGGTCGCGGAGACCTGCATGAACCCGTTGCCCCCGGCGGCGGCGACGGCCTCGGTGCGTGCCGAGCGCACCGGGTCGTCGGGGCGCGGGAACGGGATGCGGTCGATCAGGACGAGGCTGCACGCGGGGCCCGGCACGTCGACGCCCTGCCACAGCGAGAGCGTGCCGAAGAGGCACGCCTCCTCGTCCTCGGCGAACTGCTTGACGAGGGTCGGCAGCTGGTCGTCGCCCTGGCAGAGTATCGGGACGTCGAGGCGGCCGCGCATCGCCTCGGCCACGGCGTCCGCCGCGCGTCGCGACGAGAAGAGCCCGAGGGTGCGGCCGCCAGCGGCCTCGATGAGCTCGGCGACGACGTCGAGCTGCGCCTCCGTCGCCGGCTCGCGGCCCGGGGCGGGCAGGTGCTTCGCGACGTAGAGGATGCCTTGCTTCGCGTAGTCGAACGGCGTGCCGACGTCGATGCCGGACCAGCCGCGCACGGACGGCGGCTCGGGCTCGTCGCCGGACGCCGCGCCGTCCCGCGCGGTCGTCCCTGGCTCGCTGCCTGCCGGTCCGAGCAGACCGAGCGACCGCGCGACCGGCTCGAACGTGCCTCCGAGGCTCAAGGTCGCGGACGTGAAGATGCCCGTGCGCTCGGCGAGGAGGTTCGTCCGGACGAGCCCGGAGACGTTGAGGGGCGCGCTGTGCAGGCGCGTGATGCCGGAGGCGTCCCAGCCGCCGTCGGCGGAGCTGCGCGCGCTCCACAGGACGTCGTGCCCGGTCGGGTCCGCGGCCATGCCCTCGGCGACCTCGAACAGGACGAGCATCGCGGCCTGGGCGATCTTCGCGCCGCCCTCGGTCGCGTCCTTCTCGCCCGTGGCGGGCTTGAGCGCGGTGACGAGCTCTCGCGCGGCGTCGCGCACGTTCGCGACGGCGGCGCGGACGCCGTCGGGCAGGCCGCGCGGGAAGCGGCCCTCCGGGAGGTCCATGAGGGCGGCCCCGAGGTCCGCTGCAGCGCGGTCGAGGTCGGGCGTCGGCAGGCCTGCGTGCCGGCGCGCGAGACGCGCCGCGGCCTCGATCGACGCGGCGGAGAGCTCGGCGGTCGACTGGCTCGTGATGCGGTCGGCAAGCTCGTGGGCCTCGTCGACGACGAGCACGGAGTGCTCGGGCAGCACGTGCGTGCTGCCCGACGCGGCGATGCCGAGCATCGCATGGTTCGTGACGACGACGTCGGCCTCGCGGGTCTGCGCGCGCGCCTGCTCGGGGAAGCACTCGGACAGGAGCGGGCACTTCTGGCCGAGGCACTCGAGCGAGGTGACCGACACCTGGCGCCAGGCGCGGTCGGAGACGCCGGGGACGAGGTCGTCGCGGTCGCCCGTGCCGGTCTCCTCGGCCCAGGCGCGCAGGCGCAGGATCTCGGCCCCGAGCCGGCGCACAGGCGAGGCTTCCGCGTCGTCGGCGTCAGGCTCGGCGCGCGGCTCGTCGCCCGGGAGGTCGAACAGCGTCGCACCCGGCTCGTCGGACGGATAACCGCCCGCGAGGCGGTGCTTGCAGAGGTAGTTCTGCCAGCCCTTGAGCAGCGCGACCGCGGGCTTGCGCGGCAGGTGCGGGGCGAGCGCGTCGACGACGAGCGGCAGGTCGCGCGTGAGGACCTGGCGCTGGAGCGCGAGGGTCGCGGTCGACACGACGACGCGCTCCGCGTTCTCGACGGCGTGTGAGACGACAGGGACCAGGTAGCCGAGCGACTTACCCGTTCCCGTACCTGCCTGGACGAGCAGGTGCTCGCCCGTCGCGATCGACGTCGCGACGGCACGCGCCATGTCCTGCTGCCCGTGTCGGACGCTGCCGCCGAGCGCCTCGACCGCGGTCCCGAGGAGCTTGACCGCAGCGTCCGCGGCCTGCTCCGGGGTTCCCCTGCCGGCGTGGTCGTCGGTCCTGGGGGTGTCGGTCACCGGCACATCCTACGTGCGCGGGGCAGGCCGCGGGCGGCCCGTCCTCAGACCAGCGAGGCCGTCTTGAGCTCGGTCGCGAGCCCCTCCGCCGCACGGCCGCGCAGGAGCGTGCCGTCGGCCGTGTGCTCCTCGTGGTCGATCTCACCCTCGAGGTGCATCCGGTTGACGAGGTCGCCCCGCGTGTACGGCACGACGACCTCGACGGCGACGTCGGGGCGCGGCAGCGAGTCCGCGATGAGCTCGAGGAGCGCGTCGATCCCCTCGCCCGTGTGCGCCGAGACGACGATCGTGGACCGTTCCCGACCACGGATGCGGGTGATGACCTCGGGGTCCGCGACGTCGGCCTTGTTGAGGACGATCACCTCGGGGACGTTCTCGACGCCGGGGATCTCGGAGAGGACCTCGCGGACCGCGGCGATCTGTCCCTCAGGGTCGGGGTGGGACGCGTCGACGACGTGCAGGAGCAGGTCGGCGTCGCCGACCTCCTCGAGGGTCGAGCGGAACGCCTCGACGAGCTGGTGCGGGAGCGAGCGGACGAAGCCGACGGTGTCGGCGAGCGTGTAGACGCGGCCGTCCGCGGTCTGTGCGCGGCGGACCGTCGGGTCGAGGGTCGCGAACAGCGCGTTCTCGACGAGCACGCCTGCGCCCGTGAGGGCGTTGAGGAGGCTCGACTTGCCGGCGTTCGTGTAGCCCGCGATCGCGACGGCGGGGATCGCGTTGCGACGACGGGTGGCCCGCTTGGTGACGCGCGCGGGCGCCATCGCGGCGATCTCGCGGCGCAGCTTGGCCATGCGGTCGCGGATGCGGCGACGGTCGAGCTCGATCTTCGTCTCACCGGGACCGCGCGAGCCCATGCCCGCGCCGGCGCCGCCGACCTGGCCACCGGCCTGCCGGGACATCGACTCGCCCCAGCCGCGCAGGCGCGGCAGCAGGTACTCGAGCTGCGCGAGCTCGACCTGCGCCTTGCCCTCACGGGACTTGGCGTGCTGGGCGAAGATGTCGAGGATCAGCGCGGTCCGGTCGACGACCTTGACCTTGATGATGTCCTCGAGCGCTCGTCGCTGGGACGGGGCGAGGTCACCGTCGACGATGACCGTGTCGGCGCCGACCGCCGCGACGATGCCGGCGAGCTCGGCTGCCTTGCCCGAACCGAGGTACGTCGACGGGTCGGGGGTCTGCCTGCGCTGGAGGAGTCCGTCGAGGACCTGCGAGCCGGCCGTCTCGGCGAGGGCTGCGAGCTCGCGCAGCGACACCTCGGCGTCGGACGTGCTGCCGCCCGAGTAGACGCCGACGAGGACGACCTTCTCGAGGCGCAGCTGGCGGTACTCGACCTCCGTGACGTCCTCGAGCTCGGTCGACAGGCCGACCACCCGCTTGAGTGCGCTGCGCTCGACGAGGTCGAGCTGGTCGCCGTCGGCCGAGGTGTGGACCGTGCCTCCCGCGTCGAGCGCGGTACCCGCCCGAGCCAGCACCCGCGCGACGACGTCGTCGGCGATGTCACGCTCCTCGCGGGGCGTGGGCTCAAGGGTGGGGTTCGTCATGTGGTGCCTTCCGTGGTGGGGTTCCGGGCGCTGCGTCATGGACGGCGCCGCCCTTCAAGGTTCCCACGCTCGCGGGCACCGGGCGAGGGATTTCACGCAGGGCGTGAGCCACACCCGCCCGCCCGCGCGGTCCTCAAGCCTCACGTGGCGGCCGTAGGCTACTGACGCTGGACAGTCGTCACCGACCCGCAGGAGAGCTCGACGTGAGCAACGACCACTACTTCACGGCGCAGCCGGCGTCGAAGGACGAGCGCCGGCTCGTGAGCGTCCGTCTGGACGGCCGTGACGTCGAGGTCGAGACCGCTGGCGGCATCTTCTCCCCCGGTCGCCTCGACCTGGGCACGCAGGTCCTGCTGCGTTCCGTCCCGGAGCCGCCGCAGACCGGGAACCTGCTCGACGTCGGCTGCGGCTGGGGTCCCGTCGCGCTCACGCTCGCCCTGCAGGCGCCGGGGGCGGCGGTGTGGGCCGTCGACGTCAACGAGCGTGCGC
This genomic window from Flavimobilis soli contains:
- the serA gene encoding phosphoglycerate dehydrogenase, translated to MQRALLLENLHPLATSILQAQGIEVVTRTGALDESELIDALDGVHILGIRSKTTVSQRVIESAPDLMAIGAFCIGTNQIDLAAAARHGVAAFNAPFSNTRSVVEIAIADIIALTRRLTVFNDEMHAGVWNKSAVGAHEVRGRTLGIVGYGNIGTQLSVLAENLGMSVVFYDTAEKLALGNARRMESLDELLEVADIVTLHVDGRAGNAGMFGAEQVAKMRPGAIFLNLSRGFVVDYGALRDAILSGQVAGAAVDVFPTEPKRKGDPFTSELQGLPNVILTPHTGGSTEEAQEAIGQFVATKIRDYLSTGSTTLSVNLPNLALEHGDGVNRLAYLHRNVPGVLARVNQILAAHDVNIEGQLLATRGELGYVVTDAEGAIPAGVLDELGALDATIRLLQVG
- a CDS encoding DUF5302 domain-containing protein: MTDDKRPAVPQDVKDKFREALERKSAAQHPGGDSEQNTGAVHGSETSGPTQRTFRRKSG
- the nrdR gene encoding transcriptional regulator NrdR, whose translation is MHCPFCRNQDSRVIDSRTSDDGLSIRRRRQCTACQKRFSTIETSSLTVVKRSGATEPFSREKVVNGVRKACQGRPVSDDDLAILAQRVEDSIRGSGSAEIDANEIGLSILGPLRELDEVAYLRFASVYQDFGSLEDFEAAITALRADREKAESQNDEVVDTDEVGVTE
- a CDS encoding LysM peptidoglycan-binding domain-containing protein, which encodes MSSMVVAGPGARTGVVVELRPRVQRVSAARPPRAEAPLRLTRRGRVVLSLLALLVVALGAVLFASGADADAPAAPHEVTVHTVASGESLWQIASAATPAGQDVRDVMDDVMELNQLSGSQLSVGQQLVVPVLP
- the lexA gene encoding transcriptional repressor LexA translates to MDTGGEVVALDETLTPRQRAVLECIRQSLEARGYPPTMREIGERVGLTSPSSVKHQLEVLERKGFLRRDPNRPRAMEIVQPHDAQLVPLDRGPAEVTAHPALALASEGAAPDDNRPAPSYVPLVGRIAAGGPILADQVVEDVFPLPRQLVGDGDLFLLTVVGDSMIEAAICDGDLVVVRSQPVAENGEIVAAMIDGEATVKTLRRASDGVWLMPANPAYQPIPGNDATILGRVVSVLRSL
- a CDS encoding L-lactate dehydrogenase → MSTHTPDPALEPSRRTTKLAVVGAGAVGATLAYAALMRGAARTVALHDINAAKVEAEALDLQHGVQFVPQAEVIGSDDIAVCADADVVVVTAGAKQKPGQSRIDLAGATIGLMKNILPPLVEVAPNAVYIMVTNPVDVVTYASLKISGLPPQQLFGSGTVLDSSRLRYLIAEHCGVAVQNVHAYIAGEHGDSEIPLWDSASIGAVPLLEWNRSGEHGPLTEEVRATIAHEVANSAYRIIEGKGATNYAVGLAGTRIIEAVLNNEHSVLPVSSLLDDYYGIGDVCLSVPSIVGRRGIYDTLQIPLSDSEYDGLKKSADQLRSVARQFGF
- a CDS encoding ATP-dependent DNA helicase, which translates into the protein MTDTPRTDDHAGRGTPEQAADAAVKLLGTAVEALGGSVRHGQQDMARAVATSIATGEHLLVQAGTGTGKSLGYLVPVVSHAVENAERVVVSTATLALQRQVLTRDLPLVVDALAPHLPRKPAVALLKGWQNYLCKHRLAGGYPSDEPGATLFDLPGDEPRAEPDADDAEASPVRRLGAEILRLRAWAEETGTGDRDDLVPGVSDRAWRQVSVTSLECLGQKCPLLSECFPEQARAQTREADVVVTNHAMLGIAASGSTHVLPEHSVLVVDEAHELADRITSQSTAELSAASIEAAARLARRHAGLPTPDLDRAAADLGAALMDLPEGRFPRGLPDGVRAAVANVRDAARELVTALKPATGEKDATEGGAKIAQAAMLVLFEVAEGMAADPTGHDVLWSARSSADGGWDASGITRLHSAPLNVSGLVRTNLLAERTGIFTSATLSLGGTFEPVARSLGLLGPAGSEPGTTARDGAASGDEPEPPSVRGWSGIDVGTPFDYAKQGILYVAKHLPAPGREPATEAQLDVVAELIEAAGGRTLGLFSSRRAADAVAEAMRGRLDVPILCQGDDQLPTLVKQFAEDEEACLFGTLSLWQGVDVPGPACSLVLIDRIPFPRPDDPVRSARTEAVAAAGGNGFMQVSATHAALLLAQGAGRLVRSTTDRGVVAVLDPRLHTARYGTFLTRSMPPLWPTSDHNTVVAALRRLAG
- the hflX gene encoding GTPase HflX produces the protein MTNPTLEPTPREERDIADDVVARVLARAGTALDAGGTVHTSADGDQLDLVERSALKRVVGLSTELEDVTEVEYRQLRLEKVVLVGVYSGGSTSDAEVSLRELAALAETAGSQVLDGLLQRRQTPDPSTYLGSGKAAELAGIVAAVGADTVIVDGDLAPSQRRALEDIIKVKVVDRTALILDIFAQHAKSREGKAQVELAQLEYLLPRLRGWGESMSRQAGGQVGGAGAGMGSRGPGETKIELDRRRIRDRMAKLRREIAAMAPARVTKRATRRRNAIPAVAIAGYTNAGKSSLLNALTGAGVLVENALFATLDPTVRRAQTADGRVYTLADTVGFVRSLPHQLVEAFRSTLEEVGDADLLLHVVDASHPDPEGQIAAVREVLSEIPGVENVPEVIVLNKADVADPEVITRIRGRERSTIVVSAHTGEGIDALLELIADSLPRPDVAVEVVVPYTRGDLVNRMHLEGEIDHEEHTADGTLLRGRAAEGLATELKTASLV